One window of Dysidea avara chromosome 11, odDysAvar1.4, whole genome shotgun sequence genomic DNA carries:
- the LOC136237616 gene encoding uncharacterized protein isoform X1: MINSHMLRKDKNDKDVVSVRHVQRQTVESVIIALIKRNLVERRDLNNVVFIESAYRKIHIGENKLSESRKTLNLVEQHVEASIKSLHTIASQILCTSNREINPVKLSLSASSIFSYRLMLASTLRLDITEDQCREISVTPPSPSTFSIQLLLSEQNRSLDRIIGDGNCLFRSFSKGLFGDEKHHTNLREIIMEFISNNSDTFKQFLSDSSENIIQHCKTVSRVGTFATQVEIYAFSYFLYLPIYVYSMVGLASSWKWPQYQPKNTPKYNPLHSNLPLPSPSNYHIELCHTNGNHFDRVIPISQLFKSVSDSSYDQYIKDYPALSGTENKENIIEL, encoded by the exons ATGATAAATTCTCACATGCTAAGAAAG GACAAAAACGACAAGGATGTGGTCAGTGTGAGGCATGTACAAAGGCAGACTGTGGAAAGTGTCATTATTGCCTtgataaaaagaaatttggtgGAAAGGAGAGACTTAAACAACGTTGTATTCATAGAAAGTGCATATAGGAAAATTCACATCGGGGaaaacaaactttcagaaagcagaaag ACACTGAACTTAGTGGAACAACACGTCGAAGCATCAATCAAGTCATTACACACAATTGCAAGTCAAATACTGTGTACATCAAACAG GGAAATAAATCCTGTCAAGCTGTCACTATCTGCTAGCAGTATTTTCAGTTACCGTCTTATGTTGGCAAGTACTTTGAGACTAGACATCACAGAAGACCAGTGTAGGGAAATTTCAGTTACGCCACCTAGTCCATCAACTTTCTCCATCCAGCTGTTACTATCTGAACAGAATAGGTCTCTAGATAGGATCATTGGTGATGGTAATTGTCTTTTCAGATCATTCTCAAAGGGGCTTTTTGGGGATGAGAAACACCATACAAACCTACGAGAGATTATAATGGAGTTTATATCAAACAATTCGGACACTTTCAAACAATTTTTATCAGACAGCTCAGAAAATATTATTCaacactgtaaaacagtaaGCAGAGTAGGCACCTTTGCTACACAAGTAGAGATTTATGCTTTCTCTTATTTTCTATACCTACCAATTTACGTGTACAGTATGGTTGGATTGGCTTCATCTTGGAAATGGCCTCAGTACCAGCCAAAGAACACACCGAAGTATAATCCCCTACATTCCAATTTGCCATTGCCATCCCCAAGCAATTACCACATTGAACTGTGCCATACCAATGGGAACCACTTTGATCGTGTAATACCAATAAGTCAGTTATTCAAATCAGTATCGGACTCATCATATGACCAATACATAAAAGATTATCCAGCATTATCAGGGACagaaaacaaagaaaacattatTGAACTGTAA
- the LOC136237616 gene encoding lysine-specific demethylase 2B-like isoform X3 — protein sequence MFCIFQNFCWTWNDLPPPCIQCPHMTLDNEIDMYINQDDYQLADQQDDAHNHDNSSTTMHSLTHIPRAPYQTAGSKLLCLQKQLRDELAKCTAAVFMINDIEVLEMLKEKVHGMHLELVSAASTSQTEVGLLAMKQLMKEEVLDSRKRSTKISRANRVTKKYSKMKRKTKGECPVLPKRSRPVQRDDPLQAAANASVGRPKGKKNFAATEMMDHGGISQSDKSQLTSTTSEQALLTHSQLMDDKFSHAKKGQKRQGCGQCEACTKADCGKCHYCLDKKKFGGKERLKQRCIHRKCI from the exons ATGTTctgtatttttcaaaatttctgctGGACTTGGAATGACCTTCCTCCACCATGCATACAGTGTCCTCACATGACTTTGGACAACGAAATTGACATGTACATTAATCAGGATGACTATCAACTAGCTGATCAGCAAGATGATGCACACAATCATGATAACTCATCAaccacaatgcattctttaacCCACATTCCACGTGCACCTTATCAAACAGCTGGTTCAAAGTTGCTCTGTTTGCAGAAACAGCTAAGAGATGAATTAGCAAAATGTACTGCAGCTGTGTTTATGATTAATGACATTGAGGTTCTAGAGATGTTAAAAGAGAAAGTACATGGCATGCACCTAGAACTAGTTTCAGCTGCCTCGACATCACAAACAGAAGTAGGTCTATTAGCTATGAAGCAATTGATGAAAGAAGAGGTGTTGGACTCCAGAAAGAGATCAACAAAAATTAGTAGAGCAAATCGGGTGACAAAGAAGTACAGCAAAATGAAGAGGAAAACCAAAGGAGAGTGCCCAGTACTACCGAAAAGATCCAGACCAGTGCAAAGAGATGATCCACTCCAAGCAGCTGCAAATGCTTCAGTTGGCCGTCCAAAAGGCAAGAAAAATTTTGCAGCTACAG AAATGATGGATCATGGTGGTATATCACAAAGTGATAAATCACAGTTAACCAGTACCACAAGTGAACAG GCATTACTTACTCACTCACAATTGATGGATGATAAATTCTCACATGCTAAGAAAG GACAAAAACGACAAGGATGTGGTCAGTGTGAGGCATGTACAAAGGCAGACTGTGGAAAGTGTCATTATTGCCTtgataaaaagaaatttggtgGAAAGGAGAGACTTAAACAACGTTGTATTCATAGAAAGTGCATATAG
- the LOC136237616 gene encoding lysine-specific demethylase 2B-like isoform X4, with amino-acid sequence MCPHMTLDNEIDMYINQDDYQLADQQDDAHNHDNSSTTMHSLTHIPRAPYQTAGSKLLCLQKQLRDELAKCTAAVFMINDIEVLEMLKEKVHGMHLELVSAASTSQTEVGLLAMKQLMKEEVLDSRKRSTKISRANRVTKKYSKMKRKTKGECPVLPKRSRPVQRDDPLQAAANASVGRPKGKKNFAATEMMDHGGISQSDKSQLTSTTSEQALLTHSQLMDDKFSHAKKGQKRQGCGQCEACTKADCGKCHYCLDKKKFGGKERLKQRCIHRKCI; translated from the exons ATG TGTCCTCACATGACTTTGGACAACGAAATTGACATGTACATTAATCAGGATGACTATCAACTAGCTGATCAGCAAGATGATGCACACAATCATGATAACTCATCAaccacaatgcattctttaacCCACATTCCACGTGCACCTTATCAAACAGCTGGTTCAAAGTTGCTCTGTTTGCAGAAACAGCTAAGAGATGAATTAGCAAAATGTACTGCAGCTGTGTTTATGATTAATGACATTGAGGTTCTAGAGATGTTAAAAGAGAAAGTACATGGCATGCACCTAGAACTAGTTTCAGCTGCCTCGACATCACAAACAGAAGTAGGTCTATTAGCTATGAAGCAATTGATGAAAGAAGAGGTGTTGGACTCCAGAAAGAGATCAACAAAAATTAGTAGAGCAAATCGGGTGACAAAGAAGTACAGCAAAATGAAGAGGAAAACCAAAGGAGAGTGCCCAGTACTACCGAAAAGATCCAGACCAGTGCAAAGAGATGATCCACTCCAAGCAGCTGCAAATGCTTCAGTTGGCCGTCCAAAAGGCAAGAAAAATTTTGCAGCTACAG AAATGATGGATCATGGTGGTATATCACAAAGTGATAAATCACAGTTAACCAGTACCACAAGTGAACAG GCATTACTTACTCACTCACAATTGATGGATGATAAATTCTCACATGCTAAGAAAG GACAAAAACGACAAGGATGTGGTCAGTGTGAGGCATGTACAAAGGCAGACTGTGGAAAGTGTCATTATTGCCTtgataaaaagaaatttggtgGAAAGGAGAGACTTAAACAACGTTGTATTCATAGAAAGTGCATATAG